A single Pseudoalteromonas phenolica DNA region contains:
- a CDS encoding ABC transporter ATP-binding protein, translating into MQSACQHSKFALQVSNLDLVLDKHQILHNISFDVAEGQFIGLLGPNGAGKSSLLRCLYRFFTLSSGQITLFNKTISSFSHNEYAQQVAVVLQEMPEHFNLSLYDVVAMGITPHKSLFSPLNKADHELIAKSIEQVGLTHKINESFAHLSGGEKQRALIAKAMAQKPRLLIMDEPTSHLDVKYQIQIMELAKAMGITVVASFHDLNLAAAMSDSLLVLQQGELYKSGTPTDVLDAQLLSDVFDVCAEVTQVPCPYRDKTHIPHIRYHFGYQL; encoded by the coding sequence ATGCAATCAGCTTGTCAGCACTCTAAATTTGCACTGCAAGTTTCAAACTTAGATTTGGTACTAGATAAACATCAAATATTACACAACATCTCTTTTGATGTTGCTGAGGGGCAGTTTATTGGTTTATTGGGTCCTAATGGGGCTGGTAAGTCATCGCTGCTTCGTTGCCTTTACCGTTTTTTTACCCTTTCAAGCGGACAAATAACCCTTTTTAACAAAACGATTTCAAGTTTCTCGCATAACGAATATGCCCAACAAGTTGCAGTGGTTCTGCAAGAAATGCCTGAGCATTTTAATCTATCGCTTTATGATGTGGTTGCAATGGGTATAACACCTCATAAAAGTTTATTTTCACCATTAAATAAAGCTGATCATGAACTAATTGCAAAGTCTATTGAACAGGTTGGTCTGACACACAAAATCAACGAGTCATTTGCTCACCTTTCTGGTGGTGAAAAACAAAGGGCACTGATCGCTAAAGCCATGGCACAAAAACCTAGGCTATTGATCATGGATGAGCCAACCAGTCACTTGGATGTGAAATACCAAATACAAATTATGGAGCTTGCCAAGGCAATGGGGATCACTGTGGTTGCTTCTTTCCATGACTTAAACCTTGCGGCAGCTATGAGCGATAGCTTGTTGGTGCTCCAACAGGGGGAGCTATATAAAAGTGGAACGCCAACTGATGTGCTAGATGCGCAATTACTCAGTGATGTATTTGATGTCTGTGCTGAGGTCACGCAAGTACCTTGCCCGTATAGAGACAAAACCCATATTCCTCATATCCGCTACCACTTTGGATATCAACTATGA